A genome region from Thermogemmatispora onikobensis includes the following:
- a CDS encoding SDR family NAD(P)-dependent oxidoreductase, translated as MREGQLFHGRSVVITGAARGLGRALALAFAREGAKVLVHYGHSQAAAQELVSEIERQGGQALALQADLGSSAQVERLVSQAQTALGGIDVWVNNAGASANTSETRGLSEEERFERLLQVDVLGTWRCCRAAAPFMRSGGCILNVAWNHALDGAPGFVSQVYATAKGAVIALSRCLARELAPQLRVNCIAPGWIENDWARSRPAGFRERVAG; from the coding sequence ATGCGCGAAGGGCAGCTATTCCACGGGCGCAGTGTTGTGATCACGGGAGCGGCGCGGGGACTGGGCAGGGCTCTGGCTCTGGCTTTTGCGCGCGAGGGGGCCAAAGTGCTGGTGCACTATGGGCACTCGCAGGCTGCTGCTCAGGAGCTGGTCAGCGAAATCGAGCGTCAGGGCGGCCAGGCATTGGCCTTGCAAGCCGACTTGGGCTCGTCAGCTCAGGTTGAGCGCCTGGTCTCCCAGGCGCAGACGGCACTTGGTGGTATTGACGTCTGGGTCAACAACGCGGGAGCCAGTGCCAATACCTCGGAGACACGCGGCCTGAGCGAGGAGGAGCGCTTCGAACGATTGCTGCAAGTTGACGTATTGGGAACCTGGCGCTGTTGTCGAGCCGCCGCTCCTTTCATGAGGAGCGGCGGTTGCATCCTCAATGTTGCCTGGAATCACGCACTGGACGGAGCGCCTGGCTTCGTCAGCCAGGTTTACGCCACGGCCAAAGGGGCTGTCATCGCTTTGAGCCGCTGCCTGGCGCGCGAGCTGGCGCCCCAACTGCGCGTGAATTGTATTGCTCCGGGATGGATTGAGAACGACTGGGCTCGGTCGCGTCCAGCAGGCTTTCGCGAGCGCGTGGCTGG